In Xenorhabdus nematophila ATCC 19061, one DNA window encodes the following:
- the mlaA gene encoding phospholipid-binding lipoprotein MlaA: protein MKYRLSGVALTAVLLVGCAGSSNTVQQGRSDPLEGFNRAMFNFNYDVLDPYVLRPVAVAWRNYVPVPARNGLGNFTSNLEEPASMVNSFLRGDVHEGAKHFSRFFLNTLLGMGGFIDVASMANPKLAKEDPMRFGSTLGYYNVDYGPYVVLPGYGSFTLRDEGGDFADMTYPLLSYLTGWMSVGKWMVEGIETRARLLDSDGLLKNSSDPYLIMRDAYFQRHDFVASGGKLEAEKNPNATSIQDELDSID, encoded by the coding sequence ATGAAGTATCGTCTGAGCGGGGTTGCTCTTACAGCAGTCTTGCTAGTGGGATGTGCCGGCTCATCAAATACGGTGCAACAGGGGCGTTCAGACCCACTGGAAGGCTTTAACCGTGCTATGTTCAACTTTAATTATGATGTTCTCGACCCTTATGTTTTAAGGCCCGTTGCTGTGGCTTGGCGAAATTATGTCCCCGTACCTGCCCGAAATGGTCTCGGCAATTTTACGAGCAATCTTGAAGAGCCTGCCAGCATGGTAAACAGTTTCTTGCGTGGTGATGTTCATGAAGGTGCAAAACACTTTAGCCGTTTCTTTTTGAATACTCTGTTGGGGATGGGCGGGTTTATTGATGTAGCTTCAATGGCAAATCCTAAACTGGCAAAAGAAGACCCAATGCGCTTTGGTAGCACATTAGGGTATTATAATGTGGATTATGGCCCGTATGTTGTTTTGCCTGGTTATGGGAGTTTCACATTGCGTGATGAAGGGGGTGACTTTGCGGATATGACTTATCCTTTGCTGAGTTATCTCACCGGTTGGATGTCGGTAGGTAAATGGATGGTCGAAGGGATAGAAACGCGCGCTCGTCTGCTGGATTCTGACGGTTTGCTGAAGAATTCTTCAGATCCTTATTTAATAATGCGCGATGCTTATTTTCAGCGTCATGACTTTGTGGCTAGTGGTGGTAAACTGGAAGCAGAAAAAAATCCTAATGCTACAAGTATTCAGGATGAGTTGGATTCCATCGATTAA
- the gltX gene encoding glutamate--tRNA ligase has product MSKIKTRFAPSPTGYLHVGGARTALYSWLYSRHNKGEFVLRIEDTDLERSTQEAIDAIMDGMNWLNLNWDEGPYYQTKRFDRYNQVIDEMLKQDTAYRCYCSKERLEQLRETQMANGEKPRYDGQCLDSECQHSHDEPHVVRFRNPQEGSVIFNDSIRGPIEFSNQELDDLIIRRTDGSPTYNFCVVIDDWDMEITHVIRGEDHINNTPRQINILKALGAPVPEYVHVSMILGDDGKKLSKRHGAISVMQYRDDGYLPEALLNYLVRLGWSHGDQEIFSVEEMTELFSLDAISKSASAFNTEKLQWLNHHYINTLPAEEVAVHLAWHIEQQAIDTRTGPELVDLIKLLGERCKTLKEMAASCRYFYEEFAEFDADAAKKHLRPVARQPLEVARAKLAAITEWTPENIHHAIQVTTDELEVGMGKVGMPLRVAVTGAGQSPSVDVTIHAINQARSLARIDKALAYIAQREAQ; this is encoded by the coding sequence ATGAGTAAAATTAAAACCCGTTTTGCACCAAGTCCTACTGGCTATCTTCATGTTGGTGGTGCACGTACCGCACTGTATTCCTGGTTATATAGTCGCCACAATAAAGGTGAATTCGTTCTTCGTATTGAAGACACTGATCTGGAACGCTCCACTCAAGAAGCCATTGACGCAATTATGGACGGGATGAACTGGTTAAATCTGAATTGGGATGAAGGTCCTTATTACCAGACCAAACGTTTCGACCGTTATAACCAAGTTATTGATGAGATGCTGAAGCAAGATACAGCTTATCGCTGTTATTGTTCCAAGGAGCGTTTGGAGCAACTGCGTGAAACACAAATGGCAAATGGTGAAAAACCACGTTATGACGGGCAATGCCTTGATAGCGAATGCCAACACAGCCATGATGAACCCCATGTTGTACGTTTCCGCAATCCGCAGGAAGGTTCAGTCATTTTTAATGATAGCATCCGTGGCCCCATTGAATTCAGCAATCAGGAACTGGATGATTTGATTATTCGTCGTACCGACGGCTCACCCACTTATAACTTCTGTGTTGTCATTGATGACTGGGATATGGAAATCACTCATGTTATTCGTGGTGAAGACCATATCAACAATACTCCGCGCCAAATCAACATTCTTAAAGCCCTCGGTGCCCCAGTTCCAGAATATGTCCACGTTTCTATGATCCTCGGTGACGATGGTAAAAAACTCTCCAAACGCCACGGCGCTATCAGTGTAATGCAGTACCGTGATGATGGTTATCTGCCTGAAGCGCTGTTGAACTATCTGGTTCGCCTGGGTTGGTCACATGGTGATCAGGAAATTTTCAGCGTTGAAGAGATGACTGAATTATTCAGCCTTGATGCCATCAGCAAATCCGCCAGTGCATTCAATACTGAAAAACTACAATGGTTGAACCATCATTACATTAATACCCTGCCAGCAGAAGAAGTTGCTGTACATTTGGCGTGGCATATTGAACAACAAGCTATCGATACACGTACAGGCCCTGAGTTGGTTGATTTGATCAAACTGTTGGGTGAACGCTGCAAGACGCTAAAAGAGATGGCAGCATCTTGCCGTTACTTCTATGAAGAATTTGCTGAGTTCGATGCGGATGCTGCGAAAAAACACTTACGCCCTGTTGCTCGTCAGCCATTAGAAGTTGCCCGTGCAAAATTGGCCGCTATCACTGAATGGACACCTGAAAATATCCATCACGCAATTCAAGTAACCACTGACGAACTGGAAGTGGGTATGGGTAAAGTGGGCATGCCACTGCGTGTTGCTGTGACAGGTGCAGGACAATCACCAAGTGTTGATGTCACAATTCATGCCATTAACCAAGCTCGTTCCTTGGCGCGTATTGATAAGGCATTGGCTTATATTGCTCAGCGTGAAGCGCAATAA
- the zipA gene encoding cell division protein ZipA, giving the protein MMQDLRLILIVVGAIAIIALLLHGLWTSRKERSSLFRDRPVKRHKQERQEELKHNGYDDEQFDNASKTPVQESVKPRTEHRAEPVIERLASELSVTESDDGSDPLLARNQPDASTAKAKVVTEQQEEPQLGLFDSERVEPSGEEGSDIAEGQSKAVENEAQAKSEQTQKETVLVLHVAAHQGQELNGEVLFQSILQAGFRFGDMNIFHRHLNPSGHGAVLFSLANMVKPGAFDPDRMADFTTPGVSMFMLVPSYGDSNQNFKLMLQAAQRIAADVGGVVLDGERKMLTPQMIEHYKMRIRNTLNVSE; this is encoded by the coding sequence ATGATGCAGGATTTGCGTCTGATATTAATCGTTGTTGGTGCGATAGCCATAATAGCTCTGCTATTACATGGGTTGTGGACCAGCCGTAAAGAGCGTTCATCACTCTTTCGTGATCGCCCAGTTAAACGTCATAAACAGGAGCGTCAGGAAGAGTTAAAGCATAATGGTTACGATGATGAGCAGTTTGATAATGCGTCAAAAACACCTGTACAGGAATCGGTAAAACCGCGAACTGAACATCGTGCAGAGCCTGTTATTGAACGTCTTGCATCTGAATTATCAGTGACCGAATCTGATGATGGTTCTGATCCTTTACTTGCAAGAAATCAACCTGACGCGTCAACAGCAAAAGCTAAAGTCGTTACTGAGCAACAAGAAGAGCCTCAGCTCGGGTTATTTGATTCCGAACGAGTTGAACCGAGTGGCGAAGAAGGCTCTGATATTGCTGAAGGGCAGTCAAAAGCAGTGGAAAATGAAGCACAGGCTAAGTCAGAGCAGACTCAAAAAGAGACTGTGCTGGTGTTGCATGTTGCTGCTCATCAAGGTCAGGAACTGAATGGTGAGGTATTATTTCAAAGCATTTTGCAGGCTGGTTTCCGGTTTGGTGACATGAATATTTTCCATCGTCACTTGAACCCATCGGGTCATGGTGCCGTATTGTTCAGTCTGGCTAATATGGTAAAACCAGGGGCATTTGATCCAGACCGAATGGCTGATTTCACAACTCCTGGCGTATCTATGTTTATGCTGGTGCCTTCATACGGTGATTCCAATCAGAATTTTAAGCTGATGTTACAAGCGGCGCAGCGCATCGCAGCCGATGTGGGAGGCGTAGTTCTGGATGGTGAGCGTAAGATGCTTACTCCGCAGATGATTGAACATTATAAAATGCGTATCCGCAATACGCTCAACGTCAGTGAATAA
- a CDS encoding NupC/NupG family nucleoside CNT transporter — MSHIFHFLLALVVIGGLAILASNNRKDIRIRYIIQLLIIEFFLAWFFLNSNAGLGIVKGFDNLFVHLLAYAAEGTKFIFGGMMEANLAFFFLNVLCPIIFISALIGILQHIKVLPIIIRAIGTVLSKVNGMGKLESFNAVSSLILGQSENFIAYKDVLGKMSERRMYTMAATAMSTVSMSIVGAYMTMLDAKYVVAALILNMFSTFIVLSLINPYSVESEEEIHMSNLHEGQSFFEMLGEYILAGFKIALIVAAMLIGFIALITGINAVFDLVFGITFQECLGYVFYPLAWIIGIPADEALKVGSIMATKLVSNEFVAMQSMQEIVAQLSERSKGILSVFLVSFANFSSIGIVAGAIKGLNEKQGNTVARFGLKLLFGSTLVSFLSAAMTGLIIGF, encoded by the coding sequence ATGTCTCATATTTTTCATTTTTTACTCGCATTGGTTGTGATTGGCGGTTTAGCGATTTTAGCGAGCAATAACCGAAAGGATATTCGGATTCGTTACATTATTCAGTTGCTTATCATTGAGTTCTTTCTGGCATGGTTCTTCCTGAATTCGAACGCAGGTCTGGGGATCGTTAAGGGATTTGACAACCTGTTTGTCCACTTACTGGCTTATGCGGCAGAAGGCACCAAATTTATTTTCGGTGGCATGATGGAGGCGAATCTCGCCTTTTTCTTCCTGAATGTATTGTGTCCAATCATCTTTATTTCTGCTCTGATTGGTATTTTGCAACATATCAAAGTACTGCCGATTATTATCCGCGCGATAGGTACAGTGTTGTCTAAAGTTAACGGCATGGGCAAATTGGAATCGTTTAATGCTGTCAGCTCATTGATTCTGGGGCAATCGGAAAACTTTATTGCTTATAAAGACGTGCTGGGCAAAATGTCTGAACGCCGGATGTATACAATGGCAGCGACGGCAATGTCGACAGTGTCCATGTCTATCGTGGGTGCTTATATGACAATGTTGGATGCAAAATATGTGGTGGCGGCACTGATACTCAATATGTTCAGTACCTTTATCGTTCTGTCGCTTATCAATCCTTATTCTGTTGAAAGCGAAGAAGAAATCCACATGAGCAATCTTCATGAAGGACAAAGCTTTTTCGAAATGCTGGGCGAATATATTCTGGCCGGTTTTAAAATAGCATTGATTGTTGCTGCAATGCTGATTGGTTTCATTGCTTTGATTACGGGTATCAACGCTGTTTTTGACTTGGTATTTGGTATTACTTTCCAAGAATGTCTGGGATATGTGTTTTATCCGCTGGCATGGATTATTGGTATCCCGGCTGATGAAGCGCTGAAAGTGGGCAGTATTATGGCGACGAAACTGGTTTCCAACGAATTCGTGGCAATGCAGAGTATGCAGGAAATTGTTGCTCAGTTAAGTGAGCGTTCAAAAGGCATTCTGTCCGTATTTTTAGTTTCTTTCGCTAACTTTTCATCTATTGGGATTGTTGCTGGTGCTATTAAAGGCCTTAATGAAAAACAGGGCAATACCGTTGCACGTTTTGGCCTGAAACTGCTGTTCGGCTCTACACTGGTGAGTTTCCTGTCTGCGGCAATGACTGGATTGATCATAGGTTTTTAA
- the ptsH gene encoding phosphocarrier protein Hpr — MFQQEVTITAPNGLHTRPAAQFVKEAKGFASDITLSSGGKSASAKSLFKLQTLGLTQGTVVTIAAEGEDAQQAVEHLVKLMEELE; from the coding sequence ATGTTCCAGCAAGAAGTTACTATTACTGCACCAAATGGCCTCCACACTCGCCCTGCTGCACAATTCGTCAAAGAAGCCAAAGGCTTTGCTTCTGACATTACCCTGTCTTCTGGAGGCAAGTCTGCCAGCGCGAAAAGCCTGTTCAAGCTGCAAACGCTGGGATTGACTCAAGGTACAGTTGTAACAATTGCTGCTGAAGGCGAAGATGCACAACAAGCTGTTGAGCATTTAGTTAAGCTGATGGAAGAGTTGGAATAA
- a CDS encoding DUF3820 family protein, whose product MNKENLLEIANTVMPFGKYKGCILIDLPEEYLLWFARKGSFPQGRLGALMEMTLAIKIEGLESFVKPLKKTNR is encoded by the coding sequence ATGAATAAAGAGAACTTGCTGGAAATAGCCAATACAGTCATGCCATTCGGTAAATATAAAGGGTGTATTTTGATTGACTTACCAGAAGAGTATTTACTTTGGTTTGCCCGTAAGGGATCGTTCCCACAGGGAAGATTGGGAGCATTAATGGAAATGACGTTGGCAATTAAAATTGAAGGATTGGAATCGTTTGTGAAGCCATTGAAAAAAACTAACAGATAA
- the ligA gene encoding NAD-dependent DNA ligase LigA codes for MKNIIEKINKLRITLRHHEYLYHVMDAPEIPDAEYDRLMRELKALEEQHPEWVTADSPTQRIGATPLSAFEQVRHEIPMLSLDNVFDEESYLAFDKRVRDRLKDSQDWVFCCELKLDGLAVSLLYENGELVQAATRGDGTTGENITANVRTIHAIPLRLKGENIPARVEIRGEVFIKQTGFEKLNEEARRTGNKVFANPRNAAAGSLRQLDPRITAKRPLTFYCYGIGVQEGGALPASHYARLMQFKEWGLPVSDKVKLCLGTQQVIDFYQDIEQQRPTLGFDIDGVVVKVDSLELQERLGFVAKAPRWATAFKFPAQEQMTVVRDVEFQVGRTGAITPVARLEPVSVAGVTVSNATLHNADEIERLGLRIGDTVIIRRAGDVIPQVVGVIHERRPAESLEVIFPQHCPVCGSDIERVEGEAVARCTGGLFCGAQRKEALRHFVSRRAMDVDGMGEKIIEQLVDKEYVKTPADLFRLTAGKLTGLERMGPKSAQNVINALEKARKTTFARFIYSLGIREVGETTAANLVSHFGTLEKLQAADTEALIAVQDVGGIVASHVVNFFNEPHNQAVIDDLVNNIGIHWESAESPNLGEIDGPFAGKTVVLTGSLNRLSRDEAKDKLAALGAKVTGSVSKKTDLVIAGEAAGSKLAKANELGIPVIDEDEMIRLLRE; via the coding sequence ATGAAAAATATTATCGAAAAAATTAACAAATTAAGAATAACTTTGCGTCATCATGAATATTTATATCATGTTATGGATGCGCCAGAGATCCCGGATGCAGAATACGACCGTTTGATGCGGGAATTAAAAGCGTTGGAAGAGCAGCATCCAGAATGGGTTACCGCTGATTCTCCCACGCAACGTATCGGTGCAACACCGTTAAGTGCTTTCGAGCAGGTACGCCATGAAATTCCTATGCTGTCTTTAGATAACGTATTTGATGAAGAGAGTTATCTGGCATTTGACAAGCGTGTTCGTGATCGCCTGAAAGATAGTCAAGATTGGGTATTTTGTTGTGAACTGAAACTCGATGGTCTGGCTGTTAGCCTGCTCTATGAAAATGGGGAGTTGGTGCAGGCTGCAACGCGTGGGGATGGGACGACAGGAGAGAATATTACCGCCAATGTTCGTACTATTCACGCTATTCCCTTACGTTTGAAAGGGGAGAATATTCCTGCCCGCGTTGAAATCCGCGGGGAAGTATTCATAAAACAGACTGGATTTGAAAAACTCAATGAAGAAGCGCGTCGCACAGGAAATAAAGTCTTTGCTAATCCCCGTAATGCGGCAGCCGGGTCATTGCGTCAGCTTGATCCACGTATTACTGCCAAACGTCCGCTCACTTTTTATTGTTATGGCATTGGCGTTCAGGAAGGCGGAGCATTGCCGGCAAGCCACTATGCACGTCTGATGCAGTTCAAAGAGTGGGGGTTGCCTGTCAGTGACAAAGTGAAATTGTGTTTGGGTACTCAGCAAGTGATCGATTTTTACCAGGATATTGAACAGCAGCGTCCGACGCTGGGCTTTGATATTGACGGTGTTGTTGTCAAAGTGGATTCGCTTGAATTACAGGAAAGACTGGGTTTTGTTGCCAAAGCCCCACGTTGGGCGACAGCATTCAAATTTCCTGCGCAAGAACAAATGACGGTCGTGCGCGATGTCGAATTCCAAGTGGGGCGTACAGGGGCAATTACGCCGGTTGCGCGTTTGGAACCCGTATCAGTCGCCGGTGTGACAGTCAGTAATGCCACCCTGCATAATGCAGATGAAATTGAACGTTTAGGGCTGCGTATTGGTGATACTGTCATCATTCGTCGTGCCGGAGATGTTATCCCACAAGTCGTTGGGGTTATTCATGAGCGCAGACCAGCGGAAAGTCTGGAAGTCATTTTTCCTCAACACTGCCCGGTGTGTGGCTCAGATATTGAACGTGTTGAAGGAGAAGCCGTTGCCCGATGCACAGGTGGATTGTTCTGTGGCGCTCAGCGCAAAGAAGCATTAAGGCATTTTGTTTCCCGACGGGCAATGGATGTTGACGGCATGGGAGAAAAAATCATTGAGCAGCTCGTTGATAAAGAATATGTCAAAACTCCAGCCGATCTTTTCCGTCTGACTGCGGGGAAATTAACAGGTCTTGAGCGTATGGGGCCTAAATCGGCACAAAATGTCATTAATGCGTTGGAGAAAGCCAGGAAAACGACTTTTGCCCGTTTTATTTATTCCTTGGGAATTCGTGAAGTAGGGGAAACGACAGCAGCCAATCTGGTTTCACATTTTGGTACATTGGAAAAACTTCAGGCAGCGGATACAGAAGCATTAATTGCGGTGCAAGATGTAGGCGGTATTGTGGCCAGCCATGTCGTGAATTTCTTTAATGAACCGCATAATCAAGCTGTTATTGATGATTTGGTCAATAATATTGGTATCCATTGGGAATCGGCTGAAAGCCCGAATTTGGGTGAAATTGATGGCCCGTTTGCCGGTAAAACGGTTGTATTGACAGGTTCATTAAATCGTTTATCCAGAGATGAAGCCAAAGATAAGTTAGCGGCCTTAGGTGCAAAAGTGACAGGAAGTGTTTCCAAGAAAACCGATCTGGTTATTGCCGGTGAAGCAGCGGGTTCCAAACTGGCTAAAGCCAATGAGTTGGGTATTCCTGTTATTGATGAAGATGAGATGATCCGTTTATTGAGAGAATAA
- a CDS encoding YkgJ family cysteine cluster protein — MSQTLISQSELQDNPCISCGACCAYFRVSFYWAEAEDGGGTVPVSMTEKLNDFMRCMKGTNEPKPRCINLCGAIGQSVSCSIYDKRPSPCREFPQAWESGNYNESCDRARAVHGLPPLPKPQNLSAKCGIGSVSLITDTLLLHTYS; from the coding sequence ATGAGTCAAACGTTAATTTCTCAATCTGAATTACAAGATAATCCCTGCATAAGCTGTGGTGCTTGTTGCGCATATTTTCGTGTTTCATTTTATTGGGCTGAAGCCGAAGACGGAGGTGGAACCGTCCCTGTTTCTATGACAGAAAAATTAAATGATTTCATGCGTTGTATGAAAGGGACAAATGAACCCAAACCCCGATGTATTAATTTATGTGGTGCAATAGGTCAGTCCGTTTCCTGCTCAATCTATGACAAAAGACCATCTCCCTGCAGAGAATTTCCTCAAGCTTGGGAAAGTGGCAATTACAATGAAAGCTGTGATCGGGCCAGAGCTGTCCACGGACTTCCTCCTCTGCCAAAACCACAAAACTTGTCAGCCAAGTGTGGCATAGGATCTGTTAGTCTCATCACAGACACCTTACTTTTGCACACCTATAGTTAA
- the cysZ gene encoding sulfate transporter CysZ produces the protein MTNSTTSPKHLGGFHYIVQGWQLITRPGIKRFVLLPLLANILLLGGSFWWLYQKLGGWIQWTLDKIPDWMQWLSYVIWPLAVISILLIFTYFFSTLANFIASPFNGLLAEKLEADLTGIPAPDTGIMDLLKDTPRILKRELVKILYYIPRAIILLLLYFIPGIGQTIAPIIWFIFSAWMLAIQYCDYPFDNHKVSFSTMRNTLRQNKIDNLQFGATVSVLTMIPVINLFIMPVAVCGATAMWVDRYRAQHALTHTPSN, from the coding sequence ATGACGAATTCGACAACATCGCCAAAACATTTAGGCGGATTTCATTATATCGTACAAGGATGGCAGTTGATCACTCGGCCGGGAATTAAAAGATTCGTTTTATTACCCTTACTGGCTAATATTTTATTACTGGGTGGTTCATTTTGGTGGCTATATCAAAAATTGGGTGGCTGGATACAATGGACGCTCGATAAAATACCCGATTGGATGCAATGGTTAAGCTATGTGATATGGCCACTTGCTGTCATTTCCATCTTGCTCATCTTTACCTACTTTTTCAGCACATTAGCAAATTTTATTGCTTCACCATTTAATGGGCTGTTAGCAGAAAAACTGGAAGCTGATCTGACCGGTATTCCCGCACCAGATACGGGTATAATGGATCTACTCAAAGATACTCCACGTATTTTAAAACGTGAATTAGTCAAAATTCTTTACTATATTCCCCGTGCCATCATCCTTTTGTTACTTTACTTTATTCCGGGAATCGGACAAACCATCGCCCCCATTATTTGGTTTATTTTCAGTGCCTGGATGCTGGCTATCCAATATTGTGATTACCCGTTTGATAATCATAAAGTGAGTTTTTCTACCATGCGCAATACATTGAGACAAAATAAAATCGACAACCTGCAATTTGGCGCCACAGTCAGTGTATTAACCATGATCCCCGTTATAAACCTATTCATTATGCCTGTTGCAGTCTGTGGGGCTACCGCCATGTGGGTTGATCGCTACCGTGCTCAACATGCGCTAACTCACACGCCATCAAACTAG
- a CDS encoding helix-turn-helix domain-containing protein, with protein MNSKIILSEPERITLQPLALNHPHRDIRTRGTGLLMLAREIKLSQITAEIGCSLRVICNWVHMWHHSGIAGLFGGHAGGWYLAMTSEMIATALEAASAESLTRARITQCVEARQGSLPCTLETLANTLKKQGLPYKRPRLSLKKSAMKRSLLKNPPC; from the coding sequence ATGAACTCGAAGATAATCCTTTCTGAGCCTGAACGAATCACATTGCAACCACTCGCTTTGAATCACCCACACCGGGACATTCGTACGCGAGGAACGGGTTTGCTCATGCTTGCCAGAGAGATCAAGCTGTCCCAGATCACCGCTGAAATCGGATGCAGTCTCCGGGTTATCTGTAATTGGGTTCACATGTGGCACCATTCAGGGATAGCGGGATTATTCGGCGGTCATGCCGGAGGCTGGTATCTCGCCATGACGTCTGAAATGATTGCCACTGCGCTCGAAGCCGCCAGCGCAGAGTCCCTGACGCGGGCCCGGATAACCCAGTGCGTCGAAGCCAGGCAGGGTTCCCTGCCCTGTACGCTTGAAACGCTGGCGAATACCCTGAAAAAACAGGGACTCCCCTATAAACGACCCCGCCTGTCGCTTAAAAAAAGCGCAATGAAACGGAGTTTGCTGAAAAATCCGCCTTGCTGA
- the cysK gene encoding cysteine synthase A, whose protein sequence is MSKIYEDNSLTIGHTPLVRLKNFANGRILAKIESRNPSFSVKCRIGANMIWDAEKRGILTKDKELIEPTSGNTGIALAYVAAARGYKLTLTMPETMSLERRKLLKALGANLVLTEGPKGMKGAIEKANEIHDSNPDRYVLLQQFSNPANPEIHEKTTGPEIWEDTDGEVDVFVAGVGTGGTITGVARYLKNTRGKQVTIVAVEPEDSPVISQKLAGEELKPGSHKIQGIGAGFIPDNLDLTLVDRVFKISNEEAIQTAREVTEKEGILSGISSGAAVAAAVRLSQEDEYKDKNIVVILPSSAERYLSTVLFADLQND, encoded by the coding sequence ATGAGCAAAATTTATGAAGATAATTCATTGACTATTGGTCACACTCCGCTGGTACGCTTAAAAAACTTTGCCAATGGCCGTATTTTGGCAAAGATAGAATCACGTAACCCCAGCTTCAGTGTAAAATGCCGCATTGGTGCCAATATGATCTGGGATGCTGAAAAACGCGGTATTCTCACCAAAGATAAAGAACTCATCGAACCGACCAGTGGTAATACAGGAATTGCGCTTGCTTATGTCGCTGCTGCCCGTGGCTATAAGCTGACGTTAACCATGCCTGAAACCATGAGTCTTGAGCGCCGCAAGCTACTGAAAGCACTGGGGGCTAATTTGGTCTTGACAGAAGGCCCTAAAGGTATGAAAGGAGCCATCGAAAAAGCCAACGAAATTCATGATAGCAACCCTGACCGTTATGTACTCCTGCAACAATTCAGCAACCCAGCCAACCCGGAAATTCACGAAAAAACCACAGGTCCCGAAATTTGGGAAGATACTGACGGTGAAGTTGATGTTTTCGTGGCGGGTGTAGGTACTGGCGGTACAATCACCGGTGTTGCCCGTTACCTGAAAAATACTCGCGGCAAGCAAGTTACCATCGTTGCTGTAGAACCAGAAGATTCACCAGTGATCAGCCAGAAATTAGCCGGCGAAGAGCTTAAACCAGGCTCACATAAAATTCAGGGAATTGGCGCTGGTTTCATCCCTGATAACTTAGATTTAACATTAGTTGACCGTGTCTTTAAAATCAGTAACGAAGAAGCGATTCAAACAGCAAGAGAAGTTACTGAAAAAGAAGGAATTCTTTCCGGTATTTCTTCTGGTGCGGCTGTTGCTGCAGCAGTCAGATTATCGCAGGAAGATGAATATAAAGACAAAAACATCGTGGTGATTCTGCCTTCTTCTGCTGAACGTTATCTCAGCACAGTATTGTTTGCTGATTTGCAGAATGATTAA